A part of Saccharicrinis carchari genomic DNA contains:
- a CDS encoding exodeoxyribonuclease III — translation MKIISWNVNGLRAVAKKDFFSDLAKMNPDILCLQETKAQDDQVAEALANVDAYHIYSNSAEKKGYSGTAVLSKTVPLKVTRDIGMPEHDTEGRVLCLEYEDFYLVNVYVPNSGSALKRLDYRQTWDKDFYNYLKNLEKHKPVIACGDFNVAHKAIDLARPKANYNKSAGFMQEEIDGMDRYTEGGFIDTFRHFYPNQTDTYSWWSYRAGARGKNVGWRIDYFLASESFLPSIKNAFIMNEVLGSDHCPVGIALK, via the coding sequence ATGAAGATAATATCATGGAACGTGAACGGTTTGAGAGCCGTTGCCAAGAAAGATTTTTTTAGCGATTTGGCTAAGATGAATCCGGATATATTATGCCTGCAAGAAACCAAAGCACAAGACGATCAGGTGGCCGAAGCCCTGGCCAATGTGGATGCTTATCATATTTACTCCAACTCGGCAGAAAAAAAAGGATATTCGGGAACAGCCGTACTTTCAAAAACGGTTCCTTTGAAGGTTACCAGAGATATAGGCATGCCGGAACACGATACAGAAGGACGGGTGCTGTGTTTGGAGTATGAGGATTTTTATTTGGTAAATGTTTATGTGCCCAATTCAGGTAGTGCGTTAAAACGTTTGGATTACCGTCAAACATGGGATAAGGATTTTTACAACTACCTGAAAAATTTAGAAAAACATAAGCCGGTGATTGCTTGTGGCGATTTTAATGTGGCGCACAAGGCCATTGATTTGGCTCGTCCAAAGGCCAATTACAATAAGTCAGCCGGTTTTATGCAAGAGGAGATAGACGGTATGGATAGATATACTGAGGGAGGGTTTATTGATACCTTCCGTCACTTCTATCCAAACCAAACCGACACCTATTCGTGGTGGAGCTACAGGGCTGGTGCCAGAGGCAAGAATGTAGGCTGGAGAATAGATTATTTTCTTGCGAGTGAATCTTTCCTTCCCTCAATTAAAAATGCTTTTATTATGAATGAGGTATTAGGATCGGATCATTGTCCGGTGGGGATTGCCTTGAAATAG
- a CDS encoding S-(hydroxymethyl)glutathione dehydrogenase/class III alcohol dehydrogenase: MSEFVKSKAAIAWGPNQPLSIEEVDVMMPKKGEVMVKIIATGVCHTDAFTLSGEDPEGIFPAILGHEGGGIVHAIGEGVSSVAVGDHVIPLYTPECGECKFCTSGKTNLCQKIRETQGKGLMPDGTTRFFKDGQPIYHYMGTSTFSEYTVMPEISLAKINKEAPLEEVCLLGCGVTTGMGAVLNTAKVKAGDTVAIFGLGGIGLSAIIGAKMAGASRIIGIDINNSKYDLATKLGATDLVNPKDFDKPIQDVIVEMTDGGVDFSFECIGNVDVMRSALECCHKGWGESVIIGVAGAGQEISTRPFQLVTGRVWRGSAFGGVKGRSELPEIVERYMAGEFALDDFITHTMGLEDINDAFDLMHQGKSIRTVIHY; this comes from the coding sequence ATGTCTGAATTCGTAAAATCAAAAGCGGCCATCGCTTGGGGGCCCAACCAACCACTTTCCATTGAAGAGGTTGATGTTATGATGCCTAAAAAAGGAGAAGTGATGGTAAAAATTATCGCCACCGGTGTTTGCCACACAGATGCCTTTACATTATCTGGTGAAGATCCTGAAGGTATTTTTCCGGCTATTTTAGGCCACGAAGGTGGAGGCATTGTACATGCCATTGGCGAGGGCGTAAGCAGCGTTGCCGTGGGCGATCATGTTATTCCTTTATACACTCCGGAATGTGGGGAGTGCAAATTTTGTACATCGGGTAAAACAAATCTTTGCCAAAAAATTCGCGAAACGCAAGGTAAAGGCTTAATGCCCGATGGCACCACACGCTTTTTTAAAGACGGCCAGCCCATTTATCACTACATGGGTACATCCACATTCTCTGAATATACGGTAATGCCCGAAATATCACTTGCTAAAATAAATAAGGAGGCTCCACTCGAAGAGGTATGCCTCTTAGGTTGTGGTGTAACAACCGGTATGGGTGCAGTTTTGAATACGGCTAAAGTAAAAGCCGGCGATACCGTTGCTATTTTTGGCTTGGGTGGTATTGGATTATCAGCTATTATTGGTGCAAAAATGGCAGGAGCGAGCCGTATTATTGGTATCGATATCAATAATAGTAAATACGATTTAGCCACCAAACTGGGTGCAACAGATTTAGTTAACCCTAAAGATTTTGACAAACCAATTCAAGATGTGATTGTAGAAATGACCGATGGCGGCGTTGACTTTTCATTCGAATGTATCGGTAATGTGGATGTGATGCGCTCGGCATTGGAGTGCTGCCATAAAGGATGGGGCGAGTCGGTAATTATAGGCGTGGCCGGAGCAGGTCAGGAAATCTCTACCCGTCCGTTCCAACTGGTAACAGGCCGAGTATGGCGGGGTAGTGCATTTGGTGGCGTGAAAGGCCGTTCGGAGTTACCTGAAATTGTAGAGCGTTACATGGCTGGTGAATTTGCACTGGACGACTTTATAACCCATACCATGGGCCTTGAAGACATTAATGATGCATTTGATTTAATGCAC